The Mucilaginibacter terrenus genome includes the window AATGAAAATACCTTTTAAATAACTATTTTTGTACACGCTTTTATAGCGTTTGCTGCACGCCCCACGTCAGCTAATTGCCTGGTCAGTTTGGCCCGGAATCAGGTGGTCAACATCTCCATAACATACAGTCAGACGACCTTTTTTCAGGTTAGTTGGTCTTAGGTAAGCTAGATCTGTAAAAGACGCACCTATAAGCGAAAAACTAAGAAGGAAATAATTACGAGCATGCCATTTTGGTGACCTCGGTTCCAACGTAATGCGCATAATTGCTAACAACTCATCTATCGCCATCGCTCGTTTTGCTGTCTTTTCTGCTTTAACCGAAATGTCGAGGAAAGGATACTCCGCTCTTTCTATCAACTTGGCCTTTATGGCCTTGTTGTAAATTGCACGAAGCGTTCTGAAGTAGTTGCTTATCGTATTTTGTTTTACGGCATCTTTAATCAAGCGGGTTTTAAAACCGTTTAGTAATTTATAATCAATATCTCTGAATCGAAGCATTGGACTTTGTGCGTAAGTAAGGAGCCTGTTTGAAGCGGTACGATAGACAATTGCATTGCCAGTTTGATTGATCGATAGCATATCCGTTATTAACTGATCTGTAAAGATTTTAAAGGTAGTAGCCTTTTTACTTGATAATGGTTGATCAGTTGCCTCTAACCGCTGCTTCAGTAAAGCAAAAGAAAAATCGTTTTCATCAACTAGTTTGAACCCAATGTTTTGGACTCGGCTATAAAACTCACTAATGGCCTTGTTGAAAATTTGGGCGTTGGGGTTCTGATACCGTACTTGTAGTGAATTGACATCCCATTGGTCAGCTTGTATTCTAATGCCTGTGTTGAAGGTAGTGTTCTTTCTTTGATACGTTACTCGCACTACTACCGGATAAATTGAATCTGCTTTTAGTCTTTTGTCATTCAAAAGAAGCTTGAAGTAAACCATAATAATAGAAGTTTTATGGCTGACTGTCGTACTAACAGTGTACTAACAATGTGCTATCATGAAGAGAACTTCGAGAATGTTAATTACCAGAATAAATAACAAAAGCCCTTCAGATTATCTCTGAAGGGCTTTATAGTGTGGGAGCTACTGGGTTCGAACCAGTGACCCTCTGCTTGTAAGGCAGATGCTCTGAACCAGCTGAGCTAAGCTCCCTTTGTTTTGGGACTGCAAATATAGAGTTTACAATTAATTCATCAAAAAAATATTTCAAATTATTTGTAACTCGCATTAACTGAATTAAATAAAATTACCGCGCTGGATATTCCTTCTATAAAACTGCATTTTTGAAGTGCAGAAATTTATAGCTTACCTTTACAACTATATACCTAACAATGGCGCACGAACAAATATGCCTTGTAGAAGACGAGGACAAGGTTTCTTCGTTCATCAAAAAAGGATTACAGGAAAATGGCTACCACGTTGATGTTTTTGCCGATGCGGCACATGCGCTGGCTGCCCTGATGGAACAAAGCTACAACGTAGTAATAATGGACGTGATGCTACCAGGTATAAGCGGAATAGATTTATGCAAGCAACTGCGCAAACACCGCCCCTACCTGCCTGTACTGATGCTAAGCGCGCTGGACACTGTAGACGACCGCGTAAACGGGTTGCATGCCGGTGCAGACGATTACCTGGTGAAACCGTTTCATTTTAACGAGCTGCTTGCACGCATAGAAGCACTATTGCGCAGGAACCACCTCCCTGCTGAGGAGGACCATATCTTAAGTTTTCATGGCCTTAAACTAAACACCTGGGATAAAACTGCTGAACGCGACGGCAAGCAAATTGCACTTACCGCAAAGGAATACAACCTGCTGGAGCTGTTCCTCCAAAACCCCAATAAATTACTTTCCCGCGATTTCATTCTTGAAAGGGTCTGGGGGATTAATTTTGATACCGGCACCAACACGGTAGACGTGTACATGAACTATCTCCGTAATAAAATTCAAAAAGGGTTTGATCAAAAGCTTATTCACACCGTTATTGGTATGGGCTATATACTAAAAGCGTAGCGCAGAAATGAAGATTAAGAACCGCCTCTCGCTTTATTTCACGCTTATTAGCCTTGGCGCGCTGCTGGCCTGCCTTGTTGCGGTGTACATTGCGGTGCTTTCTTTTTCTACTGCCGATTTTTACAACCGGCTTACCGACCGTGTGGACCTTGCGGCAAAGCTTTACCTTAAAGCGGACGAACTGGCACCGAAAACTATAGAACTTGTACAGCACCAGTACCTGGCAAAGCTACCTGATGAAGTGCTGAGGGTTTACGACGATAACAACCTTACTGCTTTTAAGGCTCAGCACAACGTGTATTGGCGCAGTGAGGTTATTGAACAGGTTCGGCGTGAGAAATACATAGAATACGAAGATGGAAGGCGAAAGGTAGTAGGCAAATATTACCAGGATAACCAGGGAAACTTTGTGATACTGGCATCTGCTATCGATGATAATTCTCCGCGGCGAATGCGCAGGCTGGGCAATATATCAGTGCTCATGTTTACTATTTTTAGCGTTGTACTGTTTTTTGCCGGGCGGATGTTTGCACAGCGGGCGTTATCTCCGGTAAACAACGTCATCAACCAGGTGAGGCGCATAAGGGCTACCAACCTTCACCTGCGTGTAGAACAGGTAAAGAATCGCGATGAAATAGCAGAATTGATTGACAATGTGAATTTATTACTGGAGCACCTGGAGAACGCTTTTGAACTGCAGCAAACTTTTGTTGCTAACGCTTCCCACGAACTCCGCACACCGCTCACCAGCATAATGGGCGAGGTTGATGTTGCCCTTAGTAAGCCAAGAGATACTCAAGAGTACCTGAGGGTGCTAAGCTCTATTGCAGCAGATGGCCGTCAATTGCAGGAGACCATTACCAGCCTTATGCAGTTAGCACAGGTAGAAGCCCATTATACCCGCGCAGCACTATCACCAGTCAGGCTTGATGAGCTGGTATGGGAACTGGCAGACATATGGACCGATAAGAAAGGTGCGGGCAAATTAAAGGTAAACCTTGGCGTAATGCCTGAAGACGAGAATGCTTTAACAGTTGACGCTAACAAACAAATGCTCTTCATAGCTCTCAATAATATTGTAGATAACGCATTTAAATACTCCGGAGATAAACCCGTAACGCTAAATTTTACAGCGAATGGAGAAATACTCAGACTAGAGGTGTCTGATGAGGGTAATGGCATTGCACCTGAAGACGCAAACA containing:
- a CDS encoding sensor histidine kinase, coding for MKIKNRLSLYFTLISLGALLACLVAVYIAVLSFSTADFYNRLTDRVDLAAKLYLKADELAPKTIELVQHQYLAKLPDEVLRVYDDNNLTAFKAQHNVYWRSEVIEQVRREKYIEYEDGRRKVVGKYYQDNQGNFVILASAIDDNSPRRMRRLGNISVLMFTIFSVVLFFAGRMFAQRALSPVNNVINQVRRIRATNLHLRVEQVKNRDEIAELIDNVNLLLEHLENAFELQQTFVANASHELRTPLTSIMGEVDVALSKPRDTQEYLRVLSSIAADGRQLQETITSLMQLAQVEAHYTRAALSPVRLDELVWELADIWTDKKGAGKLKVNLGVMPEDENALTVDANKQMLFIALNNIVDNAFKYSGDKPVTLNFTANGEILRLEVSDEGNGIAPEDANNIFKPFYRGNADRAINGSGIGLYITSKIVSLFKGTIQLKPNTPSGSTFTINFLRSSAGKEF
- a CDS encoding response regulator, whose amino-acid sequence is MAHEQICLVEDEDKVSSFIKKGLQENGYHVDVFADAAHALAALMEQSYNVVIMDVMLPGISGIDLCKQLRKHRPYLPVLMLSALDTVDDRVNGLHAGADDYLVKPFHFNELLARIEALLRRNHLPAEEDHILSFHGLKLNTWDKTAERDGKQIALTAKEYNLLELFLQNPNKLLSRDFILERVWGINFDTGTNTVDVYMNYLRNKIQKGFDQKLIHTVIGMGYILKA
- a CDS encoding phage integrase SAM-like domain and Arm DNA-binding domain-containing protein, whose protein sequence is MVYFKLLLNDKRLKADSIYPVVVRVTYQRKNTTFNTGIRIQADQWDVNSLQVRYQNPNAQIFNKAISEFYSRVQNIGFKLVDENDFSFALLKQRLEATDQPLSSKKATTFKIFTDQLITDMLSINQTGNAIVYRTASNRLLTYAQSPMLRFRDIDYKLLNGFKTRLIKDAVKQNTISNYFRTLRAIYNKAIKAKLIERAEYPFLDISVKAEKTAKRAMAIDELLAIMRITLEPRSPKWHARNYFLLSFSLIGASFTDLAYLRPTNLKKGRLTVCYGDVDHLIPGQTDQAIS